CACAAGGTGAATCCTTCTATGAATCCAACTATGACTCTCCACCTCAAATGAGATGAGAATGAAACTGATGTCCAGTCTAGAGAGTGTGTCATCATAACACATTGGGGTGTTGATTCCAGGTAACCAGGTGCATGTTTCAGACACAGGCATCCAGGCTGAGCCAGAAGTTACTTGCTCAGTATAATAACTCTGCAAATGACAACAACTATGTCTTCAGCCTTGAATTTCAGGACCCATCCCCTATCTTGCCAAGCAATAAATATGCCTTTCTCCTCAAAactggaaactgaggcccagcacTTAGGGCCAAGACTTCTCTGGAATCGCACTGCACAGAATCAGACCCTGGGCTGTCCCGGATCTAAACCTATTAACAATGTCCACCCCCATTTACTGAGCAGCTTCATGCTCATCAGGCCCCGCTTTAACTCCACCTTTGCATCACCATGGTCTCATTCTCATCACTGCTGAGATTTATTTCACTCCGCTATCCTTTATCCAAagttccaaaatccaaaaagctCTGGAAACTGACTGCCCCATGCCCACCACAGGTTTGGTACCAATCGTCTGTACAAGCTGACCTGATCTGATGAAAAACAATATTCAGTCCTTATTTATCCCACTTGTTGTGAAcactcacagttttttttttttttttgaggaaataattAACCCTAACCATCCCAGACCTCGCCGAGGGTGTTAAGTAATATATCATACAGGCATCGGGAAAACTTTCTAAAATCCAACATTTTCCGAATTCTGGAAACATACCTGGCCCTTAGACTTTCGGGTTTAACCATGGCCTCGCTGGTTTTcagctgaggaaactgagtcactcCCTCCCAAAGCCAGATTCCCGCAGTTCTAAGTTGAGGCAactctgttttgaattttaaaaaggcgAAGAGTCTTGATATTCCCGCGCCCGCCCGGTACCTGGAGCTGCAAAGCACCTTGGGGATGGGGCGTCCCCAAGGCTTTGCGCCGGGCTGGGACAGTCCTTGGCGGGCGGGGCGAGGGGGCTTCCGGGGCGGCAGCCACCTGGCCCGGCCCCCTCCGGCCCCGCCCGCTTGGGCTCAGCGCGGTGATTCACTCCCTCCTTCGCCCCGGGGGCCCCCTTCCCGGCCAGACGGCGGGCAAGACGGCTGGGTGTGCAGCGTCCTCGAACCCGCGAGCCAGCGAGCCAGAGAGCCAGCAGATCCTCTGTACCCGCAGGAACTCCAACCCACGCCATGGCGGATTCCGAGCGTCTCTCGGCCCCCGGCTGCTGGGCCGCCTGCACCAGCTACTCGCGCACCCGCAAGGGAATCCTCCTGTTCGCCGAGATTGTGAGCGTCCCCGGGCAGGCGGGTGGGCAAAGGCGGGGTGAGGTGGCGCGACCACGCGGTACTGGACAGTCCGGGGTGAGGCAGGCACGTGGTCGGGGCGCTGGGCCTTGGGGCGCAGGTGGCTGGGTTCGTGGCCGAGGCTGGGAACTGGGGGTGCAGCGGGAGTTGGTGGGATTTGGGAGGGTGTTTGGAGAGTTGGTGGAGCAAGGACGAAGCGGGGAGCCTGGGACGCACATGGGGGTTTTGGTGGGAGAAGCCCTCCAGGACTCAGTGGACTGAGCCAAGGGGTCTTGGGGGGCTGAGAAGTGGGGTGCCTTCCGTGGCAGGGCGTGGCGCGGCCTGGACACTGGCGGGCGGGCTGGCAGTGTGCCGAGAGGCGGGGCCTGTTGGGGTGGGGCCCCGTGCACTAGTGTGGCGGGGTGGTGTGCCCCACCCTCCGCCAGTTCTTTCTTGCCCTTTTGGGACTGGGAGGAAGGTCCTTAGCTTTCCAGGCGTCTGGGGAACCTTGGTTTCCCGCCCCTCAAAGTGGGCACCGCCTTTGAGTCACTTATGAGAAGGGTGCGGTACCTTTAACGGAGCCCTGCCCCTCCAGTGTCACTCTCACCGCTTCCCAAAGGGGTTGCTGGGGGAACCGCACGTTCCGCCTCCTTATGGGTTGGAAGCTGGCGCCAGCCTTGCTCGCAAAACACCTGGCAGAGCCACTCCCCTCAGGCAGCCGACATCCTAGAAGGGAAAGCGGGGGAACTGAGGCACCCAACTGTGCTCCTTACTTTATGAGTGACCCTGGGAAGCCACTTAACTTCTCTGactcacttttctcatctgtaaaacagagataCTAATAGTATCTAGCTCATTAGGTGGTTGTTATGACtaaatgaatcaatatttttaactGAGAACAATGCTtagagcccagcatggtggctcaagcctgtaatcccagcgatttgggaggaGGCTgtggcgggaggatcacaagttagaggccagcttcagcaatttagcaagcccctgagcaatttagcaagaccctatctcaaaataaaaagggctggagatgtagttcagtggtaaagtacctgtaggttcaatctctagaaaccaaccaatcaaccaaccaaccaaacaaacaaacaaaaatccacatTGCTCCAGGCACAGGGAACACACAGAAAGTGTTTAGCAATTATTGTGTGTCATTTTTTCCCAGACCTGGTAGGTATCTGAGAAGTGGATCTTTTTTTTGGAGCGGGGAGGGTGTTGGGGGtgtaacccagggccttgtgcatgcaaggtactACCATTGAGGTATATTTCCAGCTCTGAGAAgtggaattcatttattttttctggtagGCATTTGAATTTGAGACCCCTACTCTCCCAATTTAAACTAGTTCCCTCAGCCTTCAGAACTAACTGGGACCCCCTTTCCCATGTCACCCTTCCAGGTATTGTGCCTGGTGATTCTGATTTGCTTCAGTGCCTCCACATCAGCGTACTCCTCTCTGTCTGTGATTGAGATGATCCTTGCTGCAGTCTTCTTTGTCATCTACATGTGTGGCCTGCACGCCAAGATACCATTCATCAACTGGCCCTGGAGTGTGAGAAGGGGTCAAAATGGCAAGCTGGGCAGGGGCCTGGGCAGTTGGGATTGTCTGGGGAACTCTGGATGCTGACTTCCCTCTTCTCCCTACACCTCACAGGATTTCTTCCGAACTCTCATAGCATCGATCCTGTACCTGATCACCTCCATTTTAGTCCTTGTTGACAACAGAAGCCAATCCAGAATTGCTGCAGGGGTAAGCCTGTGGAGGCACCTCTAGAGCATAGGGAAAAGGGTTTGAAGATCCAGGGACCATCTGCTTCTGCTTTTGGCAAAAACTTATTCTCAGGGCCAACAGGAAAATCTGGCCCCAGCCATGGTTTATCTCCAAAGATCATTTGCTATAAAGGGCTGCCCGTTGTCAGACACAGGGCCTTTGTTGGAAGTATAAACATGCTAGATTGCCATCTGTTAGAACTTTGTCTCAAATGTAGAATGAAATATGCCCCCTACATTTGGCTGGCTGCCCTGTGTTGAGAGGTCCTAGGGGCGGAGTGGGGTAGAATCCAGCCTACTGGACTTTCTCTTTGGCTCTGGGGCTTCCAATCTAGATAGGAGTTACCATCCAGCATGGGGAAGTCCCTGGAGGTGGTGGAT
This sequence is a window from Ictidomys tridecemlineatus isolate mIctTri1 chromosome X, mIctTri1.hap1, whole genome shotgun sequence. Protein-coding genes within it:
- the Plp2 gene encoding proteolipid protein 2, producing the protein MADSERLSAPGCWAACTSYSRTRKGILLFAEIVLCLVILICFSASTSAYSSLSVIEMILAAVFFVIYMCGLHAKIPFINWPWSDFFRTLIASILYLITSILVLVDNRSQSRIAAGVLGLIAVCLFGYDAYFTFPLRQQRHTAAPTDPTDGPV